The window CCCGGTGATTGGGGCCGGGCTCAGACTCAGATGTCTACATGACATTCCCAGGTTACAGGAGTCAGCAGATTAAAACAGACTCTTCTGTGGTTGAAGGTCTAAAAGGAACCGCCAGAGAAACAAAGCTGTTCTCAGAGAGGAGACGCTCTGGGGGAAAGTCGGTTCTTATCACATGATCTGGGTGAAAGCTTTCTTTAAACTATCAGATGAGGATAACATCTGCCGAGGGAACAAGAATGACACACGCTGTGAGTTAGTGACACCGCATCAGCAAACTGGGACTGTTTCTTCTCCTTTATAACAAGTAACGTAAGAACACGTGTGTGAGGGCGTATAACTATAAAACTGTTCGAGATTTAATAACGTGAAAACCTCATAAATCAGCTCGTTAATACACAATACATTTAGACAACAGTGAAAGATAAAAGTCAGTTTGTTCAAATGTGTAACATCACTGCTCATCAGATCTTTACTGGTCCAATCAGGAGGGTGTACTGAGGTtagaattaaaaacacaaagatggtAGAGAGgagtttattataataataataattattattattattattttactatgCTTTGAAAGGCTTTCGTGTTGTTTTCCTGACCTCCTACCTGTGCTCATACACCTGAGGTGCACCAGCTGTTCAGCCAGTTTCTACCTTGTGATTTACTACATCAGGTTTCACCATTAAACTTTACAAACGTCTGAGTAAAGACTTAAAGAATGTGTTAATAGTTTTCTAGGAAACATTTGTAGAGCTGTTGAATCGAGAGCGATCAACTTTGTAAGGAGGAAGTCGAAAGCTGTGTCTCGATCCAGCCTTCGATGGCGTGGTGTCCAAGACGGTCTGGTTTTCAGAggatttcctctttctcctctgctaCTGTTTTATACTTGGAGTTCCCCTTGTTctctttttgaaaagtgattgaTCATGGCACGCAGCCAAAGTTAGCATAACGCTTCGTATTAGCTCTGCTGCAATTTCTGTggaatgaaatttaaattcttCAAGATAAGAATCATTGAACTGCTTCTACGTGAATCTGAGAGAGTTGTGGGTGGTTCCTCtttacttgttgttgttgttgttgttgtttgtagcTGCAGCACAAAGACAACGATCAGTGAAACCGTCTGTGATCTCGCTGTTCATTTGTCCGCCGAGTGTTTCTGAATCGTCCTGGTCGTCTGTCTGTTTCAGAATCTGCTCGACAAATTCCTCATTCCCAACGCATCTCAGGCGGAGAGCAAGGTGTTCTACCTCAAAATGAAAGGAGACTACTTCAGATACCTGTCAGAGGTGGCCTCTGGGGACTCGAAGAAGGGTGAGTGTCTGGGCTTCAgccattaaataaaacaaatttctcATTGATCTTTCCCTTTTATCCGGGAAAAATCAAACTGCTCCTACATGAGCGTCAAGTTGATAAAGTAAAGTTCATCATGTAGGAAACAGGATGAgctacagagcagcagcttgacGGGTTCACCAGAACCAAACAGAACCAGAGCAtcattttactgctgctgttcagaatatttatttaattactagagaaagaagaagaaacttaCTGACATTACAACCTGATCCAACCACCAGCAGAGGCTCAGCAGTTTCTAAACATTTCTGTAGCACTGAATAACTGAATACCAGCCGACACTGAACGTCAGATATACAGAACTGTGCTGTTTACTATATATACCAACTTTACAGAGCGTGTCCCTATTAAAGCAGCACAACAtgcaactttgtgtgtgtgtgtgtgtgtgtgtgtgtgtgtgtgtgtagatacgGTGGAGAACTCTCAGCAGGCCTACCAGAACGCCTTCGACATCAGCAAGAAGGACATGCAGCCAACACACCCCATCCGGCTGGGCCTGGCCCTCAACTTCTCCGTCTTCTACTACGAAATCCTCAACTCCCCCGAGCAGGCCTGCTCCCTGGCCAAGCAGGTGAGTCGTGTTATCACTAATACAGGTGGTGGACAGGTGGCCCCTCCCCCACAGAGCAGGTCCTGGTTTGTTCTGACCCAGGGAGGACGGAGTCATGTCACAACACGTCCTGTAAAGAGATTTAAAGCTGAAGATAAATGTGGTTTGTTGATCTGAGTGTCTCTATTCaaatctgtgtctctctctcccactctctctctctctctctctctctctgtccccccccccccccccccccaggcttTCGACGAGGCGATCGCCGAGCTCGACACCTTGAACGAGGACTCTTACAAAGACAGCACGCTGATCATGCAGCTACTAAGGGACAACCTCACTGTgagtgtatacacacacacacacacacacacacacacacacacacacacacacatgatgaaaCCTGCTGCATTTACTGAGGACAGTGAACGCAGCAGCTGTGCAGCGTTCAGGAGCTCAGACACGTTCTGTTTGAGTGTAATGACCCTGATCAACACGTCACTGCTGATTattaacacacatgcacctgaattatttatacagtaacTACAGTGTTGAACATCAGGAAGTTGAGCCTCAGTAAATGTTTGTCGTCTTTATCTTGTGTTGACAGAAGGTTCCACACCCACAGTAACAATAAGCACTTTTCCTAAAgttagagaaagaaaataaaaccaggtaaaagaaaaagcaaaaagatcagacaggaagtgaagagagTCGGTAAAACAATCATTAAAACGTGTTTCACGAGAcaaatgtaagaaataaaataagaatagaaacagaatctaaaataaataatatacacTGGTGTTGGTCGTCACATTAGTTAATAATTGAGTCACAGCTTCATTCtctttgtgtttaaatgaatcCAACACTGATGTAATGTTGCTGCTATGTTCTGTctaattgtacatattatattatatttattatatttatctttttaaaatatttgatattttcattttgctgctttaACACTGCAAATGTAAAGGAAtatcttttcttattttatcttttcttaaACAATGATTAATGTAACGAGACGTCTCATGTCTCATCGATGACTGacagatgtctctctctctctctctctctctctctccagctgtggaCATCAGAAAACCAGGGAGACGAGGGCGAGACCGGCGATGGAGAGAACTAGAGCGCACTTCACTGTTAACCCATCCccactcttcttcctcttccttttatctctcttcctctttcttctcttcttcctctcttcgtACATAAACAGCCCATTCATTCCCTCGTCCCACTCGCTCCAGCCTCCCGACTTCCTTCTGTATAACCAACAGCATGAATAGCACCTGACCTTCACAATCAATTTTAaaacaggaggggggggggcgacaGAAACTACTCCATCACCCaacatccctccctcctcctccctcccccctccctcgaTCATGGCACTCCACGGCTGAGACCCCCGGTCCGGAGGATTTTATCCAGACCTCAAAGATGAATTCATGTTTTTAGATCCACATCCctctgtttttatctctctcctcctcttccctccttcctaACATCTCAGtgcatcctctcctcctccaccctcccccctcccccctctccccctcctctctagCGAGTTAATGCATTTATATAGTTGTCCATCCATCCCCTTCTCTTTTGGCTTTTCTTAGTGTGACCGGCTTCTCCGCCGGTTTTTATTCCACTTTAAACGAAACAAGAAAAGGTGATTAAACTGTCCGTTTATTTTCAACAAACACTGTGACGCTCAGTTTTTCCTCCATCAGCTgggagagggtgtgtgtgagcagcagtgCCATTCTGCTGAGGTTTATACAGAAGGGTCCAAGAGGctgaatattaattaattattgtgACACTGACGaacctaaaaaaacaaagtgtttcacctgctgctctTCAAAAACAAACCGACGACATACATTCCATCTTCATGTTTGAGAGCTGAGACACAGACGAGACCTGGATCCACCTCAGAGCTGAAGTTCACCCCTCCACCTTCATGTGTTCACTCATCCGC is drawn from Seriola aureovittata isolate HTS-2021-v1 ecotype China chromosome 2, ASM2101889v1, whole genome shotgun sequence and contains these coding sequences:
- the ywhaba gene encoding 14-3-3 protein beta/alpha-A; this encodes MDKNDLVQKAKLAEQAERYDDMAAAMKAVTEQGLELSNEERNLLSVAYKNVVGARRSSWRVISSIEQKTEGNEKKQQMARDYRVKIESELQEICHDVLNLLDKFLIPNASQAESKVFYLKMKGDYFRYLSEVASGDSKKDTVENSQQAYQNAFDISKKDMQPTHPIRLGLALNFSVFYYEILNSPEQACSLAKQAFDEAIAELDTLNEDSYKDSTLIMQLLRDNLTLWTSENQGDEGETGDGEN